One window of the Halanaerobiales bacterium genome contains the following:
- a CDS encoding acetyl-CoA carboxylase carboxyltransferase subunit alpha, which produces MPSNYFEFEKPLIELNKKISDLKDFMDEKGVDLTDEIITLENKADNLREEIYENLEPAQLLEIARHQERPTTRDYINRISSTFVELHGDRRFGDDLALIGGIAIVEEQPITIIGHQKGQTTNENLERNFGMAHPEGYRKAMRLMKEAEKFNRPVISLINTPGAYPGIGAEERGQAEAIATNLMEMSDLKVPIITIVIGEGGSGGALGIGLGDKIMMFEYSYYSVCSPEACAAILWKDSDEASEAAKALSLTSKDLFDLNIIDKIIKEPIGGAHKDPDQAAKILKDEILAAINELKNIDKDKLIEKRYNKFRKIGEYQRNKEKN; this is translated from the coding sequence ATGCCCAGTAATTATTTTGAATTTGAAAAACCGTTAATTGAATTAAATAAAAAAATTAGTGATTTAAAGGATTTTATGGATGAAAAAGGTGTTGACTTAACTGATGAAATAATAACTTTAGAAAATAAAGCAGATAACTTAAGAGAAGAAATATATGAAAATTTGGAACCTGCTCAACTTTTAGAAATTGCCCGTCACCAAGAAAGACCAACAACCAGAGACTATATTAATAGAATTTCCAGTACTTTTGTAGAATTACATGGTGATAGGAGATTTGGAGATGATCTTGCTTTAATAGGTGGTATAGCAATTGTTGAGGAACAACCTATTACTATTATTGGGCATCAAAAGGGTCAGACTACTAATGAAAATTTAGAAAGAAATTTTGGGATGGCCCATCCTGAAGGTTATCGCAAAGCAATGCGTTTAATGAAAGAGGCAGAAAAATTTAATAGACCTGTAATATCTTTAATTAATACTCCTGGAGCTTATCCAGGAATAGGGGCTGAAGAAAGAGGTCAGGCTGAAGCAATTGCTACTAATTTAATGGAAATGTCTGATTTAAAAGTTCCTATTATTACTATTGTAATTGGTGAAGGTGGTAGTGGTGGAGCTTTAGGTATTGGACTTGGAGATAAAATTATGATGTTTGAATATAGTTATTATTCGGTTTGTTCTCCTGAAGCCTGTGCTGCTATACTCTGGAAAGATTCTGATGAAGCTTCTGAAGCTGCTAAAGCTCTTTCTTTAACTTCTAAAGACCTATTTGATTTAAATATTATAGACAAAATAATTAAGGAACCTATTGGAGGAGCTCATAAAGATCCAGATCAAGCAGCAAAAATATTAAAAGATGAAATTTTAGCTGCAATTAATGAACTAAAAAATATTGATAAA